In one Brevibacillus choshinensis genomic region, the following are encoded:
- a CDS encoding ArsR/SmtB family transcription factor, which translates to MNSTPNIGEVASLIGEPSRVAMLLSLLGGKSLPASELARAARITPQTASAHLSKLVEGGLLVNESYGRHRYYRLANAEVAHALESLLAIATPKPIRSLRESDQVRAMRYARTCYDHLAGEVGVALTDQLLALQLIEEADQDFVLTDAGRQKLSGLGVDVNFSPKSRRRFARPCLDWSERRHHLAGVLGASLTKRLFELGWIERLPDCRAVRLTQAGVTGLTEQFGVEVPQSKGAVH; encoded by the coding sequence ATGAATTCTACTCCCAATATCGGAGAAGTCGCGTCACTAATCGGGGAACCGTCTCGTGTTGCGATGCTGTTGAGCCTTTTGGGGGGCAAATCGTTGCCCGCCAGTGAACTTGCCCGCGCTGCTCGCATAACGCCTCAAACCGCCAGTGCCCATTTATCCAAACTGGTCGAAGGCGGTCTTTTGGTCAACGAGTCGTATGGACGCCACAGATACTATCGACTGGCGAACGCGGAGGTTGCCCACGCTCTGGAGTCTCTACTCGCCATTGCTACTCCCAAACCGATACGCTCATTGCGGGAATCTGATCAAGTACGGGCCATGCGCTATGCCCGGACCTGCTACGACCATTTGGCCGGAGAAGTCGGTGTCGCGCTGACAGATCAATTGCTCGCCTTGCAGTTGATCGAAGAAGCTGATCAAGATTTTGTGCTGACTGATGCGGGAAGGCAAAAGCTGAGTGGTCTTGGTGTCGATGTAAATTTTAGTCCCAAAAGTCGCCGTCGCTTTGCCCGTCCGTGTCTAGATTGGAGTGAACGCCGGCACCACCTCGCAGGTGTACTTGGCGCTTCTCTGACCAAGCGGCTGTTTGAACTGGGCTGGATCGAACGCTTACCTGATTGCCGTGCGGTTCGTCTCACGCAAGCAGGGGTCACCGGATTAACCGAGCAGTTTGGCGTGGAAGTTCCTCAATCAAAAGGAGCTGTTCATTAA
- a CDS encoding DMT family transporter — MNPVLFAILVVVTTSLMGSSFAVGKMGLAYFSPLLLVGFRFTIAGLLMAIWVRKKPLPSSLGDWGKVGLIGFLQTAAVMGCIFLSLRTITAGESSILTFMNPLLVVVWGTIFLGMKYRFTQWTGVLIGIAGVFITLGFHLQWETGTLFGIGSAVSWSIATILVKKWGIHFNVWVMTAYQMLFGGLVLLVMGVTLETPKMIVTPTSVFIVLWLAIMASIVQFATWFYLLNQGDPGRTSAFLFLAPFFGVLSGWLLLDEVVKWHVYVGGLLIFAGIFLVNWTFAAKRQSQVPVTHN, encoded by the coding sequence ATGAATCCAGTATTATTCGCCATTTTAGTCGTCGTGACGACGTCATTGATGGGGTCGTCTTTTGCAGTCGGGAAGATGGGGCTGGCTTATTTTTCGCCGCTGCTGTTAGTTGGCTTTCGTTTTACCATAGCGGGACTGCTCATGGCCATATGGGTGCGGAAAAAACCACTGCCGTCGTCTCTTGGCGACTGGGGGAAAGTAGGTCTTATCGGCTTTTTGCAGACCGCTGCTGTCATGGGCTGCATTTTTCTTAGCTTGCGTACGATTACTGCAGGAGAGTCTTCAATTTTGACCTTTATGAATCCTTTGCTGGTCGTGGTCTGGGGAACGATTTTTCTCGGGATGAAATATCGCTTCACTCAATGGACAGGAGTCCTGATCGGCATAGCGGGGGTATTTATTACACTCGGGTTTCACCTTCAATGGGAAACGGGCACTCTCTTTGGGATCGGCTCAGCGGTCTCTTGGTCCATCGCGACGATCCTGGTGAAAAAATGGGGCATCCATTTTAATGTCTGGGTGATGACGGCCTATCAAATGCTGTTCGGGGGGCTGGTACTGCTGGTGATGGGGGTCACGCTGGAGACTCCGAAAATGATCGTCACCCCCACATCCGTGTTCATCGTTCTTTGGCTGGCAATCATGGCCTCGATCGTCCAGTTTGCCACATGGTTCTACCTGTTGAATCAGGGAGATCCAGGACGGACCAGCGCCTTCCTGTTCCTGGCACCGTTTTTTGGAGTCCTGTCAGGCTGGCTGCTTCTAGATGAGGTCGTCAAATGGCATGTGTACGTGGGGGGACTGCTCATCTTTGCAGGGATTTTCCTCGTGAACTGGACCTTTGCGGCTAAAAGACAGTCGCAAGTGCCGGTGACGCACAACTGA